A portion of the Rhodococcus pseudokoreensis genome contains these proteins:
- a CDS encoding SRPBCC family protein, whose protein sequence is MKNTVSIEIALPRETVVQLLADSAHLPKWLRGLVLHEPLSGAHGQVGTKSRVVMQMGKQKIECTETITRREPADLRGIPKGSVVHFDGSVRLTVDPTSASVSHRSG, encoded by the coding sequence ATGAAGAACACCGTCTCGATCGAGATCGCCCTGCCACGGGAGACAGTGGTACAGCTGCTCGCCGATTCGGCACACCTGCCGAAGTGGCTGCGGGGTCTGGTGCTGCACGAGCCACTCAGTGGGGCGCACGGCCAGGTCGGTACCAAATCGCGGGTCGTGATGCAGATGGGGAAGCAGAAGATCGAGTGCACCGAGACCATCACGCGTCGGGAACCTGCAGACCTGCGCGGGATCCCGAAAGGGAGCGTCGTTCACTTCGACGGGAGTGTCCGATTAACGGTGGATCCGACCTCGGCGTCGGTTAGTCACCGTTCGGGGTGA
- a CDS encoding IS256 family transposase, which yields MTETLDPMAATEVDQKQLAEQLLAQAKEQGVDLMGPDGLLNQLTKNVLETALDAEMTEHLGYEKHDAAGRGSGNSRNGTRTKTVLTEIGPVEIDVPRDTDSSFAPQIVKKRQRRLTGIDEIVLSLTAKGLTTGEVSAHFQDIYGATVSKDTISRITDKVVGEMTDWQNRPLDRVYPVIFIDAIHVKVRDGQVTNRPMYVAIGVTVNGERDILGVWAGDGGEGAKFWLSVLTEIKNRGVADVCIVVCDGLKGLPDAINTVWELAVVQTCIIHLIRNTFRFAARQYWDEMARDLRPVYTAPSESAAKERFDEFAGKWGARYPAIVRMWGNAWTEFVPFLDYDVEIRRVICSTNAIESVNARYRRAIRARGHFPTEQAALKCLYLATRALDPTGKGKARWVMRWKPALNAFAITFEGRITPNGD from the coding sequence ATGACCGAAACACTGGATCCCATGGCAGCGACCGAAGTGGATCAGAAGCAGTTGGCCGAGCAACTCCTGGCCCAGGCCAAGGAGCAGGGGGTGGATTTGATGGGCCCGGACGGGCTATTGAATCAGCTCACCAAGAACGTCCTCGAAACCGCGCTGGACGCGGAGATGACCGAGCACCTTGGCTACGAGAAACACGACGCCGCCGGCCGCGGGAGCGGGAACTCACGCAACGGCACCCGGACGAAGACGGTGCTGACCGAGATCGGACCTGTGGAAATCGATGTCCCGAGGGATACTGATTCCTCGTTCGCGCCGCAGATCGTCAAGAAGCGTCAACGTCGGCTGACCGGTATCGATGAGATCGTATTATCCTTGACAGCAAAGGGTTTAACTACCGGTGAGGTCTCTGCCCACTTCCAGGATATTTACGGAGCGACGGTGTCGAAGGACACCATCTCGCGCATCACCGACAAGGTCGTCGGCGAGATGACCGACTGGCAGAACCGTCCGTTGGACCGGGTGTACCCCGTGATCTTCATCGATGCGATTCACGTGAAAGTGCGGGATGGGCAGGTCACGAACCGGCCGATGTACGTCGCGATCGGGGTCACCGTCAACGGCGAACGCGACATTCTGGGTGTGTGGGCCGGCGACGGTGGTGAGGGTGCGAAGTTCTGGCTCTCAGTGCTCACGGAGATCAAGAACCGCGGTGTCGCCGACGTCTGCATCGTGGTGTGTGACGGGTTGAAGGGATTGCCCGATGCCATCAACACGGTGTGGGAACTCGCAGTGGTGCAGACCTGCATTATTCATCTGATACGCAACACCTTTCGGTTCGCTGCCCGGCAGTACTGGGATGAGATGGCGCGTGATCTCAGACCGGTCTACACGGCACCGTCCGAGTCGGCGGCCAAGGAACGATTCGATGAATTCGCCGGGAAGTGGGGCGCGCGGTATCCGGCGATCGTACGGATGTGGGGAAACGCGTGGACAGAGTTCGTGCCGTTCCTGGACTATGACGTCGAGATCAGACGAGTCATCTGCTCGACAAACGCAATCGAGTCCGTCAACGCCCGTTACAGGCGCGCGATAAGGGCCCGTGGACACTTCCCGACCGAGCAAGCAGCCCTGAAATGTCTGTATCTCGCCACACGGGCTCTGGACCCCACCGGGAAGGGTAAGGCACGATGGGTGATGAGGTGGAAGCCAGCGCTCAACGCGTTCGCAATCACCTTCGAAGGCCGCATCACCCCGAACGGTGACTAA
- a CDS encoding SRPBCC family protein: MGSSVSVIIDPSRQAAARRVEPRSDQPLFRQSHFDREIVGEGMWSAVRDRLTEAGPETTLWVSESEYRFSGLLMRLVGLLMPGAFRKQSQQHMQDFKAFAEQGKDVRESKD; this comes from the coding sequence ATGGGATCCAGTGTTTCGGTCATCATCGATCCTTCCCGCCAAGCAGCAGCTCGGCGTGTCGAACCAAGATCAGATCAACCGTTATTCAGACAGTCCCACTTCGACCGCGAGATCGTCGGTGAGGGCATGTGGAGCGCCGTGCGAGACCGGCTGACCGAAGCCGGTCCGGAGACGACGCTCTGGGTGAGCGAGAGCGAATACCGGTTCAGCGGCTTGCTGATGCGGCTAGTGGGGCTCTTGATGCCTGGCGCCTTCCGCAAGCAGTCGCAACAGCACATGCAGGACTTCAAGGCGTTCGCCGAGCAGGGAAAGGACGTCCGCGAATCGAAGGACTGA
- a CDS encoding anti-sigma-D factor RsdA, giving the protein MRGLARSSDRNGNPDADLPGDDAPVDVTAVRRDDALIDAIAGGGPVATDSPEQYELALLLTNWRADIVSTPMPTGPLLDDVIAAIDASDNVRSARGAARGKLRLLRPIAGAAAAIAVVMGGATIFSYDAEPGDPLWSVKSVVFSQQADSTVAQIDTTSQLQEAERLIAVGDAESAKNLLDGAADRAGGVRDADMRNELDVWRAKLAAEVEKMSPTTPPAATTTPGTTTTDAPTQTAELPATVPGTPGSTTAPGIEQLPGTLPTDLQPPELLPTSPPPLPTTTLTLPPETLPSTNPEPPITMVPPPQPPLPVPSDTPTPQLPLPAPPPDNPTTQPPLPVPPNNPTEPPTQQPSQEPSSAPLAPPVPTS; this is encoded by the coding sequence GTGAGAGGCTTGGCTAGGAGCTCCGATCGCAACGGCAATCCCGATGCCGACCTCCCAGGAGACGACGCACCGGTGGACGTCACGGCTGTGCGCCGCGACGATGCGCTGATCGATGCGATCGCCGGTGGCGGTCCCGTCGCAACGGATTCGCCGGAGCAGTACGAGCTCGCGCTTCTGCTGACCAATTGGCGTGCCGACATCGTGTCGACGCCGATGCCGACCGGGCCGCTGCTCGACGACGTGATCGCGGCGATCGACGCCTCGGACAACGTTCGTTCCGCACGCGGCGCCGCCCGCGGCAAGCTCCGCCTGTTGCGACCCATCGCGGGCGCTGCCGCCGCGATCGCGGTCGTCATGGGCGGTGCCACCATATTCTCGTACGACGCCGAACCCGGCGATCCGCTGTGGAGCGTCAAGTCGGTCGTGTTCAGCCAGCAGGCCGATTCGACCGTCGCGCAGATCGACACCACGTCGCAACTGCAGGAGGCCGAGCGGCTGATCGCCGTGGGAGACGCGGAGTCGGCGAAGAACCTGCTCGACGGTGCCGCCGATCGTGCGGGCGGGGTGCGCGACGCCGACATGCGCAACGAACTCGACGTGTGGCGGGCGAAGCTGGCCGCGGAGGTCGAGAAGATGTCCCCGACCACGCCGCCGGCCGCGACGACGACGCCCGGTACCACCACCACCGACGCGCCAACGCAGACCGCTGAACTGCCTGCCACCGTTCCGGGAACACCCGGTTCCACGACAGCTCCGGGAATCGAGCAGCTGCCGGGAACCCTGCCGACGGATCTTCAGCCCCCCGAACTGCTGCCCACTTCACCGCCGCCGCTACCCACGACGACCCTCACACTCCCGCCCGAGACGCTGCCGTCCACCAACCCGGAACCCCCCATCACGATGGTCCCGCCTCCGCAGCCGCCCCTGCCCGTCCCGTCCGACACCCCGACCCCACAACTGCCACTCCCCGCGCCGCCGCCGGACAACCCGACCACACAACCACCCCTGCCTGTCCCACCGAACAACCCGACAGAGCCACCCACCCAGCAGCCGTCGCAGGAGCCTTCCTCGGCGCCGCTGGCGCCGCCGGTCCCGACCAGCTGA
- a CDS encoding helix-turn-helix transcriptional regulator, producing MSTDSVQCAADKIARVCAAPCGLVALWQDASDIVAGVVPYYWTPCWFTVDPSSLLMTSHYHFGMDEFPNEWLAAEYYEDDVQSVPDVMRSATGISTLHDATEGDPSQSPRWRRNRTLGGDQELIVRLRTRSGETWGALSLYRDEGMPRFTDIEKSFLREISPILAGGARRALLYGQAEEPEYSDSPGLLVLDHNWDVESATPGVDRWMADLPGGNWDRGELPAAVIALAGRVLRSAEDRDHVGEVALSRVLSRSGAWLVLHGACLASTGRQRIAVIVEPAHPSRLYPLLMSAYGLTEREREVTAMVLQGASTSQISAALSVSAYTVQKHLESIFDKTGVRSRRDLVGKVFFHHYEPRFRDNEKRTLADRPLRGGPWPADRRRRTGR from the coding sequence GTGAGCACGGATTCCGTGCAGTGCGCGGCCGACAAGATCGCACGAGTGTGCGCCGCACCGTGCGGCCTCGTCGCGTTGTGGCAGGACGCGTCGGACATCGTGGCCGGGGTGGTCCCGTACTACTGGACGCCGTGCTGGTTCACCGTCGACCCGTCGTCGTTGCTGATGACCAGCCACTATCACTTCGGCATGGACGAGTTCCCCAACGAGTGGCTGGCCGCCGAGTACTACGAGGACGACGTCCAATCGGTACCCGACGTGATGCGTTCGGCCACGGGGATTTCCACGCTGCACGACGCAACCGAGGGGGATCCGTCGCAGAGCCCGCGTTGGCGTCGGAACCGCACACTCGGTGGCGATCAGGAGTTGATCGTCCGACTGCGCACCCGCTCCGGCGAGACCTGGGGAGCGCTGTCGCTCTACCGGGACGAGGGCATGCCCCGGTTCACCGACATTGAGAAGTCTTTCCTCCGTGAGATTTCGCCGATCCTCGCCGGCGGCGCCCGACGTGCGTTGCTGTACGGGCAGGCGGAGGAGCCGGAGTATTCCGATTCGCCGGGCCTGCTCGTCCTCGACCACAATTGGGACGTCGAATCGGCCACTCCGGGTGTCGACCGGTGGATGGCGGATCTTCCCGGCGGGAACTGGGATCGCGGCGAGTTGCCGGCCGCCGTGATCGCTCTCGCCGGCCGAGTGCTGCGTTCCGCGGAAGACCGCGATCACGTCGGCGAGGTCGCGCTCTCACGGGTGCTCTCCCGCTCCGGAGCGTGGCTGGTGCTGCACGGTGCGTGCCTGGCGTCGACCGGCCGCCAGCGGATCGCGGTGATCGTCGAGCCCGCGCACCCCAGCCGGCTCTACCCCCTGCTGATGTCGGCCTACGGGCTGACCGAGCGCGAGAGGGAAGTCACCGCGATGGTACTGCAAGGGGCGTCGACCTCGCAGATCTCGGCCGCACTCTCCGTGTCTGCGTACACCGTCCAAAAACATCTCGAGAGCATCTTCGACAAGACCGGCGTCCGCAGTCGACGCGACCTGGTCGGCAAGGTGTTCTTTCACCACTACGAACCACGGTTCCGCGACAACGAAAAACGCACGCTCGCAGACCGGCCGCTCCGGGGTGGCCCCTGGCCCGCGGATCGTCGGCGCCGCACAGGTCGCTAG
- a CDS encoding grhN has product MSKSETAKVRLSPPSPRLMRLVNPLVRRALTTRSLGRRIRRQGLIEFTGRRTGRILRVPVCLHHVGGDTLIFTERPWRFNFAGGAPVTVTHRGLVRRGRALLLEATPAEGGSAFRAALDDGASPFELGLKVPRGYVPSDAELAEIARSLIRVDYEA; this is encoded by the coding sequence ATGTCGAAGTCCGAGACCGCGAAGGTGCGGCTGAGTCCCCCGTCTCCCCGATTGATGAGGCTGGTCAATCCGTTGGTCCGGCGTGCCCTCACGACCCGGTCGTTGGGTCGGCGCATTCGGCGCCAAGGACTGATCGAGTTCACCGGACGCCGTACCGGGCGCATCTTGCGGGTGCCGGTGTGCCTGCACCACGTCGGCGGTGACACGCTGATCTTCACCGAGCGGCCCTGGCGGTTCAACTTCGCCGGCGGCGCACCGGTGACGGTCACCCACCGGGGCCTGGTTCGCCGGGGGCGGGCCCTGTTGCTCGAGGCCACCCCCGCCGAGGGCGGCTCCGCATTCCGTGCCGCTCTCGACGACGGTGCCTCACCGTTCGAACTCGGCCTGAAGGTTCCCCGGGGATACGTCCCTTCCGACGCCGAGCTGGCCGAGATCGCCCGGTCGCTGATCCGCGTCGACTACGAAGCCTGA
- a CDS encoding MBL fold metallo-hydrolase produces the protein MRINRIRPDIAVLSDELEVPGIGHLPVNAYVLQAAEPVVVDTGLSLPDRGFLDALGSVVDPADVEWVWLTHPDRDHTGSLFDLLDEAPHARLITTFAGVGIMSCERSVPLDRVYLLNPGQSLDVGDRRLTALRPPLFDNPSTVGCFDDRSGSYFSSDCFGAPMETAELATADDIGYCLPSAVRAAQHLWATVDSPWVHTVDQEKFMATVSALSALEPRLLLSTHLPPAEGRTAEYLDMLAAAPQADAFVGPDQAALEQMLADFEPAH, from the coding sequence ATGCGCATCAACAGAATACGTCCCGACATCGCGGTCCTCAGCGACGAACTGGAAGTGCCCGGCATCGGACACCTCCCGGTGAACGCCTATGTTCTCCAGGCCGCCGAACCGGTGGTCGTCGACACCGGACTGAGTCTGCCCGACCGCGGGTTCCTGGACGCACTCGGATCGGTGGTCGACCCCGCCGACGTCGAATGGGTGTGGCTGACCCATCCGGACCGCGATCACACCGGCTCGCTCTTCGACCTGCTCGACGAGGCGCCCCACGCACGACTGATCACCACCTTCGCCGGTGTCGGCATCATGTCGTGCGAACGGTCCGTCCCGTTGGACCGCGTGTACCTGCTCAATCCGGGGCAATCCCTCGATGTCGGCGATCGCCGGCTGACCGCGCTGCGTCCGCCGCTGTTCGACAATCCGAGCACGGTCGGTTGCTTCGACGACCGCAGCGGATCGTACTTCTCGTCCGACTGCTTCGGGGCCCCGATGGAGACCGCGGAGCTCGCCACCGCCGATGATATCGGCTACTGCCTGCCGAGCGCCGTACGCGCCGCCCAGCACCTGTGGGCCACCGTGGACAGCCCCTGGGTGCACACCGTGGACCAGGAGAAATTCATGGCCACCGTGTCGGCCCTGAGCGCTCTCGAGCCCCGACTCCTCCTCAGCACTCACCTTCCACCGGCGGAGGGCCGCACTGCGGAGTATCTCGACATGCTCGCCGCCGCCCCGCAAGCCGATGCCTTCGTCGGACCCGACCAGGCCGCGCTCGAGCAGATGCTGGCAGATTTCGAACCAGCACACTGA
- a CDS encoding ornithine cyclodeaminase family protein, with amino-acid sequence MTLALTHSDILSVLDRQEVRKAVEQAHAGLAMGECANPAPSAIALPESGIALPMATGGRGMVAVKLLCDVPANRDRGLPTQRSTIMVSSAITGEALAILDGRAITAIRTAAASAVATDHLARRSPSMLGMIGAGNLAVEHAFAIAAVRDITRIVVWSRSTETIGSFRAATATLGISVESAESPEDVLAVSDIVCTLTPSRRPIVRGVSFRPGQHVNAVGAPPRADHREIDGIGMQRAKVVVDSFPTAMAKSGGVLLAISEGFITEDDARTELGDVIVGKAAGRMSDTDITLYESVGIGLQDLATAELVIERATAQGIGTSINLSG; translated from the coding sequence ATGACTCTCGCGTTGACGCACTCGGACATCCTTTCGGTCCTGGATCGACAAGAAGTGCGCAAAGCCGTCGAGCAGGCGCACGCAGGTCTCGCGATGGGTGAGTGTGCCAACCCAGCTCCCTCTGCCATCGCGTTACCCGAGTCCGGCATCGCGCTCCCCATGGCTACCGGTGGGCGCGGGATGGTGGCGGTGAAACTCCTGTGCGACGTACCTGCGAACCGCGACCGCGGGCTGCCGACCCAGCGCTCGACGATCATGGTGTCCTCCGCCATCACCGGTGAGGCCCTTGCCATCCTCGATGGGCGGGCGATCACTGCGATCCGTACCGCCGCCGCGAGTGCGGTTGCCACCGACCATCTCGCGAGGCGGTCCCCCTCGATGCTCGGTATGATCGGCGCCGGCAACTTGGCGGTCGAGCATGCATTCGCAATCGCCGCCGTTCGGGACATCACGCGGATCGTGGTCTGGTCACGCAGCACCGAGACGATAGGCAGCTTCCGCGCTGCAACAGCAACTCTCGGCATTTCGGTCGAATCGGCGGAATCCCCGGAGGATGTCCTGGCGGTCTCCGACATCGTGTGCACGCTTACTCCGTCCCGGCGGCCCATCGTGCGTGGTGTGTCATTCAGACCGGGACAACATGTCAATGCAGTCGGTGCACCGCCTCGCGCCGATCACCGGGAAATCGACGGCATCGGAATGCAACGAGCAAAAGTAGTCGTCGATAGCTTCCCGACGGCAATGGCCAAATCGGGGGGCGTGCTCCTCGCGATCTCCGAAGGTTTCATCACCGAAGACGACGCACGCACCGAGTTGGGTGATGTCATCGTCGGCAAGGCTGCAGGCCGCATGTCCGATACCGACATCACGTTGTACGAATCGGTCGGCATCGGACTCCAAGATCTCGCCACAGCCGAGCTCGTCATCGAACGCGCTACTGCACAAGGCATCGGCACATCGATCAACCTCAGCGGGTGA
- a CDS encoding ABC transporter substrate-binding protein, with amino-acid sequence MMHLNISATAHGPNYLPQYYAEQEGLFGARDIVVNDTACDPWTGVLDDLDSGAADVALGGLWVPGMYAQGPRELTVFAQVNHQFPKALVTRKQYPDFTWSDLEGATVLAPGIGGSAPFAFTAGLIRESGVDPSSITFLRDLSTPMFVELFEAGLGDAIILDMTTAEILQHRASGHIAIDYTVAGGLGPNSVYYCRTDRFAELSDRLFVFVSALQESMQLLKSVTSDDLSPLLAAHWPAIPAAVLAKSCDTMLHSRTWDTVCIDADATNRWMRILHEEKMVQTAPTFEQLVDTSIVDQLSPTASSTSLQ; translated from the coding sequence ATGATGCACCTCAACATCTCCGCCACCGCACACGGACCGAACTACCTGCCCCAGTACTACGCCGAACAAGAAGGCTTGTTCGGCGCACGCGACATCGTCGTCAACGACACAGCATGCGATCCATGGACCGGCGTCCTCGACGACCTCGACAGCGGCGCCGCCGATGTCGCACTCGGCGGATTGTGGGTTCCTGGAATGTATGCACAAGGGCCACGCGAGCTCACGGTGTTCGCACAAGTCAATCACCAGTTCCCCAAAGCGCTGGTCACTCGAAAGCAGTACCCGGACTTCACCTGGTCCGACCTCGAAGGCGCCACGGTATTGGCACCCGGAATCGGAGGCAGCGCCCCCTTCGCCTTCACCGCGGGATTGATCCGAGAGTCCGGCGTCGACCCTTCCTCGATCACCTTCCTACGCGATCTGTCGACGCCGATGTTCGTCGAACTGTTCGAAGCGGGGCTGGGCGACGCGATCATCCTCGACATGACAACCGCAGAAATATTGCAGCACAGGGCATCCGGGCACATCGCCATCGACTACACCGTCGCGGGCGGCCTCGGGCCCAACAGCGTCTACTATTGCCGCACCGACCGCTTCGCCGAGCTCAGCGACCGGCTCTTCGTGTTCGTATCAGCGTTGCAGGAGTCGATGCAGCTACTCAAATCGGTGACTTCCGACGACCTTTCCCCCCTCCTCGCCGCTCACTGGCCGGCAATTCCGGCCGCGGTCCTGGCGAAGTCGTGCGACACGATGCTGCACTCGCGTACGTGGGACACCGTATGCATCGACGCCGATGCAACCAACAGGTGGATGCGAATTCTGCACGAGGAGAAGATGGTCCAAACGGCACCTACGTTCGAGCAACTTGTCGACACCAGCATTGTCGATCAGCTCTCCCCCACCGCCAGTTCGACGAGCCTGCAATGA
- a CDS encoding MFS transporter encodes MSQNQNGTLSSEPDKTAVTAAAPDPSSTPGLTAALDRIGFGRVQAALILLLMAGLFFDSLEQNSTGAMGTLLKESFGIGNTELTMINTATVIGGLVGRIIGGYIADRWGRRAALSLNLLVYTLGGLISAMSVSYEMLLASRFIVGIGLGGEFTVGLAILAEIVATRHRGSLLATLNISSGGIGNIASFGFFWLVLGPLNGTLGGNDSAWRWTYVLLALPAVLVVFFRRYLPESPRFLLSKGRVLDANKSLTRLASGSIAGLRNPGPTQQFVTVADIPLQTKSSYTEVFKGQNLRRTAAIGAASWMSFGPQVTLLFLMPILLVSRGYSLADSLAFTMIMNIGSLFGACAASYLAGKAPRKLTVTVAAVLGCISAVCFASFANTTALILLLGMIFQFFTMMLNTMLSVWSPELFPTSVRAMGTSVVNGIGNVAGAVMPFAALFFFDRFGVPGVFSMIAVMYALLVVAARFGPETLGKSLETVTEKPVLAATAA; translated from the coding sequence ATGTCCCAGAACCAGAACGGCACACTCTCTTCCGAACCAGACAAGACAGCTGTTACCGCTGCAGCCCCGGATCCCAGCTCCACACCCGGACTCACAGCAGCATTGGACCGCATCGGCTTCGGTCGCGTGCAGGCCGCGTTGATCCTCCTTTTGATGGCCGGCCTGTTCTTCGATTCCCTGGAGCAGAACTCGACGGGCGCCATGGGCACGCTTCTCAAAGAGTCCTTCGGCATCGGCAACACCGAGCTGACCATGATCAACACCGCCACCGTGATAGGCGGGTTGGTCGGCCGCATCATCGGCGGCTACATCGCGGACCGCTGGGGGCGCCGAGCCGCACTCAGCCTGAACTTACTGGTCTACACCCTCGGCGGCCTCATCAGCGCGATGTCGGTGAGCTACGAAATGCTCCTGGCCAGCCGCTTCATCGTCGGCATCGGCTTGGGCGGCGAATTCACAGTCGGCCTGGCCATCTTGGCGGAGATCGTTGCCACCCGACACCGCGGATCACTGCTGGCCACGTTGAACATATCTTCCGGGGGAATCGGCAACATCGCATCGTTCGGCTTCTTCTGGCTCGTCCTCGGCCCGCTCAACGGAACACTCGGAGGCAACGACAGCGCATGGCGCTGGACTTACGTCCTCCTCGCCCTCCCTGCCGTACTCGTGGTGTTCTTCCGCCGATACCTGCCCGAATCCCCCCGATTCCTACTCTCCAAGGGACGCGTCCTCGACGCCAACAAAAGCCTCACCCGGCTGGCCAGCGGCAGCATCGCCGGACTGCGAAACCCCGGCCCCACACAGCAATTCGTCACCGTTGCCGATATCCCACTCCAGACCAAGAGTAGCTACACCGAGGTGTTCAAGGGCCAAAACCTGCGGCGCACAGCAGCAATCGGAGCAGCGTCCTGGATGTCGTTCGGTCCACAGGTCACGCTGCTGTTCCTGATGCCGATCCTGCTGGTCTCACGCGGCTACTCCCTGGCCGACTCGCTGGCGTTCACCATGATCATGAACATCGGCTCGCTGTTCGGCGCATGCGCAGCCTCGTACCTCGCAGGCAAAGCGCCCCGAAAGCTCACCGTGACCGTCGCCGCCGTCCTGGGCTGCATCTCGGCCGTCTGCTTCGCCTCGTTCGCCAACACCACAGCTCTGATCCTGTTGCTGGGAATGATCTTTCAGTTCTTCACCATGATGCTCAACACGATGCTCTCCGTCTGGTCACCCGAGCTGTTTCCGACATCGGTACGCGCCATGGGCACCTCGGTCGTCAACGGCATCGGCAACGTAGCGGGAGCAGTCATGCCGTTCGCCGCACTGTTCTTCTTCGACCGCTTCGGTGTTCCTGGCGTCTTCTCCATGATCGCAGTCATGTACGCCCTGCTCGTGGTCGCAGCGCGCTTCGGCCCGGAAACGCTGGGCAAGTCCTTGGAAACCGTCACCGAAAAACCGGTCCTCGCTGCAACCGCAGCCTGA
- a CDS encoding GntR family transcriptional regulator, translated as MTEPPSHPGSTGDTVTHALREDILAGRLSAGERLIEDALAKQYGVSRIPVREALTRLQSEGFVNIVRNKGATVSDAMLKGGRELLEIRRGLETLSAQLAAQNHGGSVVRELTAIADGEAIEDDHAPFHELVAEASGNQQLVEMLKSVNLRVQWGLGHNPEASSGDHRILAMAIVKGSATQAGYLMDEHLRRDERYFAEKFDHDQTGAEHRQQT; from the coding sequence ATGACTGAGCCTCCATCACATCCCGGGTCGACCGGCGATACGGTCACGCATGCCCTCAGAGAGGACATCCTCGCTGGACGGTTGTCCGCCGGGGAGCGTCTGATCGAGGATGCGCTCGCCAAGCAATACGGAGTGTCACGAATCCCGGTTCGCGAGGCATTGACACGCCTGCAATCCGAGGGATTCGTCAACATCGTCAGAAACAAGGGCGCAACCGTATCCGACGCCATGCTCAAGGGCGGCCGAGAATTGTTGGAGATTCGACGAGGACTGGAGACCTTGTCCGCGCAGCTCGCCGCCCAGAACCATGGGGGTTCTGTTGTGCGTGAATTGACCGCGATTGCCGACGGCGAAGCCATCGAAGACGACCACGCACCGTTCCACGAACTGGTGGCCGAAGCGTCCGGAAATCAGCAACTGGTCGAGATGCTCAAGTCGGTAAACCTTCGAGTGCAGTGGGGATTGGGACACAATCCCGAAGCCTCGTCCGGAGACCACCGCATCCTCGCAATGGCGATCGTGAAGGGGTCTGCCACCCAGGCCGGGTACCTCATGGACGAGCACCTTCGCCGCGACGAACGCTACTTCGCAGAGAAGTTCGACCACGATCAAACGGGAGCTGAACACCGCCAACAGACCTGA
- a CDS encoding PDDEXK nuclease domain-containing protein, which produces MPQHQPKVGMLLVADKNESVVRYALAGTTQPIAVSRFDLSPAEQAALPAEDALTRAVALELGDHTPE; this is translated from the coding sequence ATGCCGCAGCACCAGCCCAAGGTCGGAATGCTCCTGGTCGCGGACAAGAACGAGTCCGTCGTCCGGTACGCGCTAGCCGGCACCACCCAGCCGATCGCCGTCTCCCGCTTCGATCTCTCGCCCGCCGAGCAGGCCGCGCTTCCCGCCGAGGACGCCCTCACTCGCGCGGTCGCCCTCGAGCTCGGCGACCACACCCCGGAGTAG
- a CDS encoding recombinase family protein: MYIGYARVSTDQQDLTAQQQALLGLGVPPERIYVDHGLTATNRQRPGLQNALAACRNADTLVVTKLDRLARSLPDARDIVDELTARNACLQIGATLHDPADPVGRLLFNVLAMVAEFEGDLIRARTREGMRIAKAKGHLKGKKPKLNPRQERHLVELHSSGEYSTAELADLFSVGRSTVYRAIKRARRPQHDGYSDSGT, encoded by the coding sequence ATGTACATCGGGTATGCACGAGTGTCCACCGACCAGCAAGACCTGACAGCGCAGCAGCAGGCGCTGCTCGGGCTCGGGGTGCCACCGGAACGGATCTACGTCGATCACGGCTTGACCGCTACCAATCGTCAGCGGCCCGGTCTGCAGAATGCCCTGGCAGCGTGCCGGAACGCCGACACCCTCGTGGTGACGAAGTTGGATCGTCTGGCCCGTTCGTTGCCCGATGCCCGGGACATCGTCGACGAGCTCACCGCCCGGAATGCCTGCCTGCAGATCGGAGCCACACTGCATGATCCGGCCGACCCGGTCGGCCGCCTGTTGTTCAACGTTCTGGCGATGGTCGCCGAGTTCGAGGGCGACCTGATTCGGGCGCGAACGAGGGAGGGGATGCGGATCGCGAAGGCGAAGGGACACCTGAAGGGCAAGAAGCCTAAGCTCAACCCACGCCAGGAACGGCACCTGGTCGAGCTTCACTCGTCGGGCGAGTACTCGACCGCAGAACTGGCCGACTTGTTCTCGGTTGGCAGGTCGACGGTATACCGGGCGATCAAACGCGCCCGCCGACCTCAACACGACGGATATTCAGATTCCGGTACCTAG